In one Mucilaginibacter ginsenosidivorax genomic region, the following are encoded:
- a CDS encoding BatA domain-containing protein, whose amino-acid sequence MHFIYPAFLFALLTLAIPVIIHLFNFRKFQKVNFSNVQFLKEIQEQQSSRRNLRERLILASRLIALTFLVLAFARPFIPGQNSGVAGRQNVVSIFVDNSYSMQTLNREGSLLDDARQKAKEIASAYNINDRFQLLTQDFEGKHQRLLSRDEFNDAVDQVKISAQSRNLQQIVSRQQSLLLSQPGAAKFAYIISDLQKNMAAKPLKTDSGVAYSFIQLKAGNLPNVAVDSVWLLSAVHRPGESEKLVVRLHNYADENAEKIPLKVLINGAQKALGSYTVAARSAQNDTLSFMGLQAGWQQGEVQLQDNPITFDNRFYFSFNVAQQMPVLLIDAGTPNLYLKAVFAADPFFKTVHVPDGNVDYAALSAYPIIAISDVKTISTGLAQQLKTYVSKGGTLVVFPSANADLANYRSFLQGMNAAYPEKLITETNKVSGIDRQSPVFKGVFESFPQNPDLPVAKKYFQLSAAHSVADNLMTLTGGPTFWAGYNSGRGKVYVAAVPLDEEFSNLPRHALFVPVLFRIALLSGHDLPLFYTLGQDETLEIPPVQIAEKQLFKLSRGDQSTIPDVRQQEGSTLLYISDQLHEPGIYTLKKQDSTLATLAFNDNRSESDMSYLDAAALKQIMPKSSAFITGGNASLKGIVAEANLGTQLWKLCIILALIFLAAEIALIRYFKPGVPVVKQPV is encoded by the coding sequence ATGCACTTCATCTACCCGGCTTTTTTATTTGCATTGCTAACGTTAGCCATCCCGGTAATTATTCACCTGTTCAACTTTCGTAAGTTTCAGAAGGTTAATTTTAGCAATGTTCAGTTTTTAAAGGAGATCCAGGAGCAGCAGTCGTCCCGCCGAAATTTGAGGGAGCGCTTAATATTGGCATCAAGGCTAATCGCATTAACATTTTTGGTTTTAGCATTTGCAAGGCCATTTATCCCTGGCCAAAATTCAGGCGTTGCGGGCAGGCAAAACGTAGTAAGTATTTTTGTAGATAATTCATACTCCATGCAAACCCTTAACCGCGAGGGTTCATTGCTGGATGATGCCAGGCAAAAAGCTAAAGAAATAGCGTCGGCATATAATATAAATGATCGCTTTCAGCTGCTTACACAAGATTTTGAGGGCAAGCATCAGCGCTTGCTCAGCCGCGATGAGTTTAATGATGCGGTAGACCAGGTAAAGATTAGCGCACAAAGCCGTAACTTACAGCAAATAGTAAGCAGGCAACAAAGTTTACTGTTAAGCCAGCCGGGCGCTGCAAAATTTGCTTATATTATATCCGATCTGCAAAAAAACATGGCCGCTAAGCCGCTGAAAACGGATAGCGGCGTTGCGTATAGCTTTATTCAACTGAAAGCTGGAAATCTGCCCAACGTAGCAGTTGATTCTGTTTGGCTGCTCAGTGCTGTTCATCGCCCTGGCGAAAGTGAAAAGCTGGTAGTGCGGCTGCATAACTATGCCGACGAAAATGCCGAAAAAATCCCGTTAAAAGTTTTAATTAACGGCGCACAAAAGGCTTTAGGCAGCTATACTGTGGCTGCACGGTCGGCACAAAACGACACCTTGTCGTTTATGGGTTTGCAGGCGGGCTGGCAGCAGGGTGAGGTGCAATTACAGGATAACCCCATCACTTTTGATAACAGGTTTTATTTTAGTTTTAACGTGGCACAACAAATGCCTGTTTTGCTTATTGATGCGGGAACACCAAACCTGTACCTGAAAGCTGTTTTTGCAGCCGATCCTTTTTTTAAAACCGTCCATGTACCGGATGGCAATGTGGATTACGCTGCGTTGAGCGCTTATCCCATAATTGCTATAAGCGACGTTAAAACGATATCTACCGGGTTGGCGCAGCAGCTAAAAACTTACGTTTCAAAAGGAGGTACCCTGGTAGTTTTCCCCTCAGCCAATGCCGATCTGGCTAATTACCGGTCATTCCTGCAGGGGATGAACGCCGCCTACCCGGAAAAACTAATTACCGAGACAAACAAGGTATCCGGCATTGACAGACAAAGCCCTGTATTTAAGGGGGTATTCGAAAGCTTTCCTCAAAATCCCGATTTGCCTGTTGCAAAAAAATATTTCCAATTAAGTGCTGCCCATAGTGTTGCCGATAACCTGATGACGCTAACCGGCGGCCCAACTTTTTGGGCCGGATATAACAGTGGCAGGGGCAAGGTGTATGTAGCTGCAGTTCCGTTAGATGAGGAATTTAGCAATCTGCCACGCCATGCGCTTTTTGTACCCGTATTGTTCAGGATTGCTTTGCTGAGCGGTCATGACCTGCCCTTATTTTACACTTTGGGGCAGGATGAAACTTTAGAAATTCCACCGGTGCAAATTGCCGAGAAACAATTGTTTAAATTGAGCAGGGGCGACCAAAGCACAATACCCGATGTCAGGCAGCAGGAGGGGAGCACATTGCTGTACATATCGGATCAATTGCATGAGCCCGGAATTTACACTTTGAAAAAGCAGGATAGCACACTGGCTACACTGGCTTTTAATGATAACAGGAGCGAATCGGATATGAGTTATCTTGACGCTGCGGCATTAAAACAAATTATGCCAAAGTCAAGCGCCTTTATTACAGGAGGTAACGCATCTTTAAAAGGTATTGTTGCCGAAGCAAATTTAGGCACGCAATTATGGAAACTTTGTATAATTTTGGCATTGATTTTTCTGGCTGCCGAAATTGCGCTCATCAGGTATTTTAAACCCGGTGTTCCGGTGGTAAAGCAACCGGTTTAA
- a CDS encoding alpha-L-fucosidase, protein MINITIKTKLLLVFCCTLILSVTNVNAQGISKTQQPLSVLQQKFVDLRFGMFIHFNIPTYENADWPDPETPASEFNPKKLDCVQWAKAAKSANMSYGCLTTKHHSGFCIWDTKSTDYNVMNSPLKRDVVKEYVKAFRDQGLKVMLYYSILDTHHKLRPNMIQPRHIEMIKKQITELLTNYGPIEALIIDGWDAPWSRISYDDVPFQEIYQLVKSLQPNCLMMDLNGAKYPGDGLYYTDIKTYEMGAGQRLSKETNKMPALACLPIQANWFWKTDFPTTPIRDVNKFVNETLIPLNNASCNFILNVAPNTDGLMDDNALAGLKQIGQLWKNEGPVGKLGETGPPIVSHNLAKHAPANSSWSDDSEIMDFANDDDFSTVWQSNPRVKNPWYEVTLKPGQAFNTIVVFERKPNIKKYKLEYLDGATWKTLFEGENLSRVKVNRFAQVKGDKVRMSIQTYDEAPSIAEFQVYNEPKL, encoded by the coding sequence ATGATTAATATTACTATCAAAACAAAACTGTTGCTGGTTTTTTGTTGTACGCTTATTTTAAGTGTAACCAACGTAAACGCCCAGGGTATTTCAAAAACGCAGCAACCATTGTCGGTATTGCAGCAAAAATTCGTCGACCTGCGCTTTGGCATGTTCATTCACTTTAATATCCCCACTTACGAAAATGCCGACTGGCCTGATCCTGAAACACCTGCATCGGAGTTTAACCCCAAAAAGCTGGATTGTGTGCAGTGGGCAAAGGCAGCAAAATCGGCCAATATGAGCTATGGTTGCTTAACCACCAAACACCACAGCGGCTTTTGCATCTGGGATACCAAAAGCACCGATTACAATGTAATGAACAGCCCTTTAAAACGGGATGTTGTTAAAGAGTATGTTAAAGCTTTCCGCGACCAGGGTTTAAAAGTAATGTTGTATTACTCTATTTTAGATACGCACCACAAACTGCGCCCCAACATGATCCAGCCAAGGCATATCGAGATGATTAAAAAACAGATCACCGAATTGCTTACTAACTATGGCCCGATAGAAGCCCTGATTATAGATGGCTGGGATGCACCATGGTCAAGAATTTCTTATGACGATGTTCCTTTCCAGGAGATTTATCAATTGGTTAAATCGTTACAGCCAAACTGCCTGATGATGGATTTAAACGGCGCCAAATACCCCGGCGATGGTTTATATTACACCGATATTAAAACCTATGAAATGGGTGCCGGCCAGCGTTTATCAAAAGAAACCAATAAAATGCCGGCTTTGGCGTGCCTGCCTATCCAGGCTAACTGGTTTTGGAAAACAGATTTCCCAACAACGCCAATCCGCGATGTAAATAAGTTTGTGAACGAAACTTTGATTCCGCTTAATAATGCCAGCTGTAATTTTATACTGAACGTAGCGCCAAATACCGATGGATTGATGGACGATAACGCGCTTGCCGGATTAAAACAAATAGGGCAACTATGGAAAAATGAAGGGCCGGTAGGTAAATTAGGCGAAACAGGCCCGCCCATTGTATCGCATAACCTGGCTAAGCATGCACCGGCCAATTCAAGCTGGAGCGATGACTCCGAAATTATGGATTTTGCTAATGACGATGATTTTAGCACTGTGTGGCAGTCAAACCCAAGGGTGAAAAACCCATGGTACGAGGTTACTTTGAAACCGGGTCAGGCTTTTAACACCATAGTGGTATTTGAACGCAAACCCAATATTAAAAAATACAAGCTGGAATACCTTGACGGCGCCACCTGGAAAACTTTATTTGAAGGCGAAAACCTCAGCCGCGTTAAAGTAAACCGCTTTGCCCAGGTAAAAGGCGACAAAGTGCGTATGTCTATCCAAACTTATGATGAGGCACCAAGCATAGCCGAGTTCCAGGTTTATAATGAACCGAAGCTATAG
- a CDS encoding twin-arginine translocation signal domain-containing protein — MERRDFIKNTAVASALVAAAPVNSFAILHKDVKPDDQIIGQGGYTYKADKGWAKISVNSHPLANCHEMVQDSKGRLIMLGDHTQNNILIFDKSGKLLDYWGTALPGGHGLTISKEGGEDFLLLTDCGWAVDKTGNSYGQSGQVLKTTVDGRLIFAIGHPRTIGVYKDNEPFKPTETAVAPNGDIYVADGYGSDYIIHYDSKGQYIRHFGGHNNTNKEHNLVNAHGITVDTRDKNNPTLVCTSREENCFKIFTMDGKFIKRIDMPGMYVCRAVIDDQNIYAGVCWSKDTGGNRFDYSGFVTILDKDNKVISNPGGSAPVYRSGVLQPTLQAPGSIFQHGHDVCVDEDKNVYVCQWNAYHTAPVKLTRV; from the coding sequence ATGGAAAGAAGAGATTTTATAAAAAACACCGCTGTGGCTTCGGCATTGGTGGCCGCCGCGCCGGTAAATAGTTTTGCCATTTTACATAAGGACGTTAAACCCGACGATCAAATTATAGGACAGGGTGGCTATACTTACAAAGCCGATAAAGGCTGGGCCAAAATTAGCGTAAACAGCCACCCATTAGCCAATTGCCACGAAATGGTTCAGGATAGTAAAGGCCGGTTAATTATGCTGGGCGATCATACTCAGAACAACATCCTGATTTTTGATAAATCGGGCAAATTGCTTGACTATTGGGGTACCGCTTTGCCGGGCGGCCATGGGCTAACCATCAGCAAGGAAGGCGGCGAAGATTTTCTGCTGCTTACCGATTGCGGCTGGGCGGTTGATAAAACAGGAAACTCGTACGGTCAATCGGGGCAGGTGTTAAAAACCACGGTTGATGGCAGGCTGATATTTGCTATCGGGCACCCACGCACCATTGGTGTTTATAAAGACAATGAGCCTTTTAAACCAACGGAAACGGCCGTAGCGCCTAACGGCGATATTTATGTGGCCGATGGTTATGGGTCTGATTATATTATTCATTACGATAGTAAAGGGCAATATATTCGTCATTTTGGCGGGCATAACAACACCAATAAAGAGCATAACCTGGTGAATGCACATGGTATCACGGTTGATACCCGCGACAAGAATAACCCAACGTTAGTTTGTACCTCCCGCGAGGAAAACTGCTTTAAGATATTTACAATGGATGGTAAATTCATAAAACGCATTGATATGCCAGGTATGTATGTTTGCCGGGCAGTGATTGATGACCAAAATATTTACGCGGGTGTTTGTTGGAGCAAAGATACCGGCGGTAACAGGTTTGATTACTCGGGCTTTGTAACCATATTGGATAAAGATAATAAAGTGATCTCAAATCCTGGCGGTTCCGCACCCGTGTACAGGAGCGGTGTTTTACAGCCTACTTTACAAGCGCCAGGCAGCATTTTTCAGCACGGGCATGATGTGTGTGTTGATGAGGATAAAAATGTTTACGTATGCCAGTGGAATGCTTATCATACAGCTCCGGTGAAATTAACCAGGGTATAG
- a CDS encoding MATE family efflux transporter, with product MSQSFTAKGKVSSFFSVLKQAIKGQEVDLTSISIKRAIVLLAIPMMLEMAMESVFALVDLYFVGHLKNSSHAIQTVGLTESVLTVIYSLAIGLSMAATAVVARRIGEKNPEAASKAGMQTIIIAMLINLGISIFGFLHARGLLLIMGASAETADHGTPFVRIMMGGSIIIVLLFLINGIFRGAGNAAIAMRSLWIANIANIILCPIFIRGLGPIPAFGLTGAAIATSIGRGLGVTYQVYNLFNGKNALKIRLSYFIPEWQQIKAIIKIAAPGILQFVIASCSWIFLAQLVATTGGDHGSAGYQTSLRLMMFFLLPAWGLSNAAATLVGQNLGAGHLERAEQSVFQTIKYTVVFLGIVSILFLTCGHLFASFFTDDEAVKKVATRSLQILSGGFIIYGIGMVLTSAFNGAGDTWTPTKINVFTFWLFQIPFAYLLAKYFAMGPTGVFISIPVAEIGLTIAAYLLFKRGKWKKTMV from the coding sequence ATGTCACAATCATTTACTGCAAAGGGTAAGGTATCTTCGTTTTTCTCGGTCTTAAAACAAGCAATAAAGGGTCAGGAGGTTGATTTAACATCCATCAGCATAAAAAGGGCAATTGTTTTATTGGCTATTCCCATGATGCTGGAAATGGCCATGGAATCTGTTTTTGCGCTGGTCGACCTTTATTTTGTGGGCCATTTAAAAAACAGCAGTCATGCAATTCAAACAGTGGGTTTAACCGAATCTGTTTTAACCGTAATATATTCGCTGGCCATAGGTTTAAGTATGGCTGCAACAGCTGTTGTTGCCCGCCGCATTGGCGAAAAAAATCCTGAGGCCGCGTCAAAAGCAGGTATGCAAACCATTATAATAGCTATGCTTATTAACCTGGGTATAAGTATTTTCGGCTTTTTACATGCGCGCGGCCTGCTTTTGATTATGGGCGCTTCGGCAGAAACTGCAGATCATGGTACTCCATTCGTCCGCATCATGATGGGGGGCAGCATCATCATTGTGCTGCTGTTTTTAATCAATGGCATTTTTAGGGGCGCCGGCAACGCCGCCATCGCCATGCGTAGTTTGTGGATTGCCAATATCGCAAACATTATTTTATGCCCAATTTTTATCAGGGGCCTTGGGCCAATCCCGGCCTTTGGCTTAACGGGCGCAGCCATAGCCACCAGCATTGGCCGTGGTTTGGGCGTAACCTACCAGGTTTATAATTTATTTAATGGCAAAAATGCTTTAAAAATTCGCCTAAGCTATTTTATACCCGAATGGCAGCAAATTAAAGCAATTATTAAAATTGCTGCTCCGGGCATTTTACAATTTGTAATAGCCAGTTGCAGCTGGATATTTTTGGCACAATTGGTTGCAACAACAGGAGGCGACCACGGCTCTGCAGGCTATCAAACTTCGCTACGGTTAATGATGTTCTTCTTACTGCCTGCCTGGGGGTTAAGCAATGCTGCGGCAACGTTGGTTGGGCAAAATTTAGGAGCCGGGCACCTTGAACGCGCCGAACAATCGGTATTTCAAACGATCAAATACACGGTGGTATTTTTAGGTATAGTAAGCATCTTGTTTTTAACCTGCGGCCATTTATTTGCTTCTTTTTTTACCGACGATGAGGCTGTAAAAAAAGTGGCTACCCGTTCATTACAAATTTTGAGCGGCGGCTTTATTATTTATGGAATAGGCATGGTGTTAACCAGCGCGTTTAATGGTGCCGGCGACACCTGGACGCCTACTAAAATTAACGTTTTTACATTTTGGTTATTCCAAATACCTTTTGCTTATCTATTGGCTAAGTATTTTGCAATGGGGCCAACCGGAGTTTTTATATCTATCCCTGTGGCCGAAATTGGATTGACAATAGCCGCTTACCTATTATTTAAGCGCGGAAAATGGAAGAAAACCATGGTGTAG
- a CDS encoding FtsX-like permease family protein, whose amino-acid sequence MATLFSGFTLALLLAFAKREGQAANLLLSAALTVIVLKTGGLSPILLPALGPLLYFYVRRMTLPNLQFARKDILHFCPLLVTYWMPGWLVLISVVIYIYLSHRLIQHFYNRLQPVLMDRPRFAFRRLDQALYLLGLLCLLWLFNDAWSFAVAFVLIGVAAEVVLKLDSSMQPATAVTDRYDAKEKSRRVKEAVAANRFYEDAELTLTTLAAKLHIHPHDLSRIINVGMEKNFNDFINEFRVRETARKMRDPANGHLTLLGIAYESGFNSQRTFNRVFKEMTGKTPAEYKNGLKKELPNDKLAISSHLPPVILRPGSPPNWAAVKLNRNYMIRNYLKIAWRNLINNKILSLINIGGLAVGMAVVMLISLWILDEVSFDKYHNNYRHIAQVMQNVNINGEVKTSFHQPYPLAAELRKNYGSDFKSVAMSTLPRDYILALSDKKLNEQGTFMEAGGPDLFTLNMLKGRRDAIKDPSSILISASTAKAFFGNEDPMAKVLKLNNLDNLKVAGVYADLPESTTLAGLAFIGCWDRYATNYRLSGMREPWGPGIVNLYVQLADNADIGKVSLKIRDEMLRHLKPLSAKTKPALFLQPMSKWHLYREFKDGKNTGGQIQYVRLFGIVGVFVLLLACINFMNLSTARSEKRAREVGIRKAIGSSRSQLIQQFYGESVLCVLLAFLAALLLARLNLPAFNQLAAKQIIIPWNSPAFWLAGIGLSLVTAIITGSYPALYLSSFKPVKVLKGAFRVGRLASAPRKVLVVLQFTVSIVLIIGTIVVIRQILFAKDRPIGYNQDRLVAIPIRTIELHQHFDAIKEVLASNGTITEMAEADAPPNKVAGTTNGVGWPGQDPKLDINFGQEDISYDYGKTIGWEFSAGRDFSRSFLSDSSAVIINQAAADFMLMKKPTENHLTFFGQQFKIVGVTKDIINRSPYEQVQPMVYFLAKWPGGCLLLKINPKMSAGKAISNIASVLKTENPQQPFEYHFVDQEYAKEFGNEERISKLATVFAGLAIFISCLGLFGMASFMAEQRVKEIGIRKVLGASVFSLWQLLSKDFAILVFISIIIASPVAYCFMHNWLRNYQYHTDVAWWIFIVTAIGAISITLITISFQSIKSALANPIKSLKTE is encoded by the coding sequence ATGGCAACCCTGTTTTCGGGGTTCACACTTGCGCTGCTTTTAGCATTTGCAAAAAGGGAAGGGCAGGCGGCCAACCTGTTGTTAAGTGCCGCTTTAACTGTAATTGTACTGAAGACCGGCGGGCTTTCCCCAATCTTATTACCGGCGCTGGGGCCGCTGTTGTATTTTTATGTGCGGCGAATGACGTTGCCAAACCTGCAATTTGCCCGAAAGGATATACTGCATTTTTGCCCTTTGCTGGTTACGTATTGGATGCCGGGCTGGCTGGTGCTCATATCGGTTGTCATTTATATATACCTGTCGCACCGGTTGATACAACATTTTTATAACCGCTTGCAGCCGGTACTCATGGATAGGCCGCGCTTTGCTTTCCGCCGGTTGGATCAAGCCCTGTACTTGCTTGGGTTGCTTTGTTTGTTATGGCTTTTTAATGATGCCTGGAGTTTTGCCGTTGCTTTTGTGCTTATTGGCGTGGCGGCCGAAGTGGTGCTAAAATTGGATAGCAGCATGCAACCGGCTACAGCGGTAACTGATAGGTATGATGCAAAGGAAAAAAGCCGCAGGGTGAAGGAAGCCGTAGCCGCAAACCGTTTTTACGAGGATGCCGAACTGACCTTAACCACCCTGGCAGCAAAGCTGCATATCCACCCGCACGATTTATCGCGAATTATTAATGTGGGGATGGAAAAGAATTTCAACGACTTTATTAATGAGTTCAGGGTTCGTGAAACTGCGCGGAAAATGCGCGACCCTGCCAATGGGCATCTCACGCTGCTGGGAATTGCCTACGAGTCGGGGTTTAATTCCCAGCGGACGTTCAACCGCGTTTTTAAAGAGATGACCGGCAAAACCCCGGCAGAATATAAAAACGGCCTGAAAAAAGAGTTGCCAAATGATAAGTTGGCCATCTCATCACACTTACCACCGGTAATATTGCGTCCAGGAAGCCCGCCAAATTGGGCTGCTGTAAAATTAAACCGCAATTACATGATTAGGAACTATTTAAAAATCGCCTGGCGCAATCTTATCAACAATAAAATATTATCGCTTATTAATATAGGCGGCCTTGCGGTGGGCATGGCGGTGGTAATGCTGATTAGTTTGTGGATTTTGGATGAAGTATCATTTGATAAGTATCACAATAATTACCGCCATATAGCCCAGGTAATGCAAAATGTGAACATTAATGGCGAAGTGAAAACCTCGTTCCATCAACCGTACCCCCTGGCGGCCGAGCTCCGCAAAAATTATGGCAGCGATTTTAAATCAGTAGCCATGTCGACACTCCCGAGAGATTATATCCTGGCTTTAAGCGATAAAAAGCTGAACGAGCAAGGCACCTTTATGGAAGCCGGCGGGCCGGACCTGTTTACATTAAATATGCTCAAAGGCAGGCGCGATGCCATAAAGGATCCATCATCGATATTAATATCCGCGTCGACGGCAAAGGCATTTTTCGGGAATGAGGATCCCATGGCTAAGGTGTTAAAGCTAAATAACCTGGACAACCTGAAAGTAGCCGGTGTATACGCAGATCTGCCCGAAAGCACCACGCTTGCCGGTTTGGCTTTTATTGGCTGCTGGGACCGCTATGCCACAAATTATAGATTAAGCGGAATGAGAGAGCCGTGGGGGCCCGGTATTGTTAATTTATATGTTCAATTGGCTGATAATGCCGACATCGGGAAAGTGTCTTTAAAAATAAGAGATGAAATGCTGCGGCATTTGAAACCGCTTTCGGCTAAAACAAAACCGGCGCTGTTTTTGCAGCCGATGAGTAAATGGCATTTGTACCGCGAGTTTAAGGACGGAAAAAATACCGGCGGCCAAATACAATATGTGCGGCTTTTTGGTATTGTAGGTGTGTTTGTACTACTGCTGGCCTGTATTAACTTTATGAACTTAAGTACTGCCCGATCTGAGAAACGCGCGCGCGAGGTAGGTATCCGCAAGGCAATTGGTTCGTCCCGCAGCCAGTTGATACAACAGTTTTACGGTGAATCGGTGCTTTGCGTATTACTGGCATTTTTAGCCGCCTTACTACTGGCAAGATTAAATCTCCCGGCCTTCAACCAGCTGGCCGCTAAACAAATAATTATTCCATGGAACAGTCCGGCGTTTTGGCTCGCCGGTATTGGTCTTAGTTTGGTTACTGCCATTATCACCGGCAGCTACCCGGCGCTCTACCTGTCGTCATTTAAGCCAGTAAAGGTATTGAAGGGCGCGTTCCGGGTTGGGCGGCTGGCTTCAGCACCTCGTAAAGTACTGGTGGTACTTCAGTTTACAGTTTCTATTGTACTCATCATCGGTACCATCGTAGTTATCCGGCAGATACTTTTTGCCAAAGACCGCCCTATAGGCTACAACCAGGACAGGTTGGTTGCCATACCCATCCGGACTATTGAGCTTCACCAACACTTTGATGCGATAAAAGAGGTACTTGCAAGTAATGGGACAATAACTGAAATGGCCGAAGCCGATGCGCCGCCAAATAAAGTTGCCGGTACTACCAACGGAGTGGGTTGGCCTGGGCAAGACCCTAAACTGGATATCAATTTCGGCCAGGAGGATATTTCATACGATTATGGCAAAACCATTGGTTGGGAATTTAGCGCAGGCCGCGATTTCTCACGGTCATTCCTTTCAGATTCATCAGCGGTGATCATTAACCAGGCGGCAGCTGATTTTATGTTGATGAAAAAACCTACAGAAAACCACCTGACTTTTTTTGGCCAACAGTTTAAGATCGTAGGGGTAACTAAAGATATCATTAACCGGTCGCCTTATGAACAGGTACAACCTATGGTTTATTTTCTGGCAAAATGGCCCGGAGGCTGTTTATTGCTAAAGATAAACCCCAAAATGAGCGCAGGTAAAGCCATTAGCAACATAGCTTCGGTGTTAAAAACCGAGAACCCCCAACAGCCATTTGAGTATCACTTTGTTGACCAGGAATACGCCAAAGAATTTGGTAATGAAGAACGTATAAGTAAGCTGGCTACCGTTTTCGCCGGCCTGGCTATATTTATCAGTTGTCTCGGCCTGTTTGGCATGGCATCATTCATGGCCGAGCAGCGTGTTAAGGAAATAGGTATACGTAAGGTGCTTGGCGCTTCTGTATTCTCCCTATGGCAATTGCTATCGAAAGACTTTGCCATACTGGTGTTTATTTCAATAATTATAGCCTCGCCTGTAGCTTATTGTTTTATGCATAACTGGCTGCGCAATTACCAGTATCATACCGATGTTGCCTGGTGGATATTTATCGTTACAGCTATTGGCGCTATATCAATCACATTAATTACAATAAGCTTCCAATCTATAAAATCTGCATTGGCAAACCCGATAAAAAGTTTAAAGACAGAATGA
- a CDS encoding GldM family protein yields the protein MNIPNSIFDAKFTITGFTLLIMSKADKRAFNTEGNQLSPQMKSAISNLKIGDKLFFY from the coding sequence GTGAATATACCTAATTCTATCTTTGATGCTAAATTTACGATTACTGGTTTTACCCTTCTGATAATGTCCAAAGCAGATAAACGGGCATTTAATACAGAAGGAAATCAATTGTCGCCTCAAATGAAATCAGCTATAAGTAACTTAAAAATAGGTGATAAGCTTTTTTTTTACTAA